In Eriocheir sinensis breed Jianghai 21 chromosome 3, ASM2467909v1, whole genome shotgun sequence, a genomic segment contains:
- the LOC127006352 gene encoding uncharacterized protein LOC127006352: MNISTSTNTSSQSPAPASSQADSPLPSDHAATNTGLRDIQESTITSEGKNSEKNAEEVNETKKNVVIKEEWIQPLPHMLEPQTPSPVLTKRRRTVLSIAEKADLIRRMHEGESQKQLALEYGIGTSTVSDLKKHEVEILRHVEANGEFVARNRRKLESGAKADVEEAILEWLYKEVSRGRDVSSAEVMARARQEHHRLRGTTEFRASTGWLERFKRRYNIRAFKPGQEGSWQRTVPRPMFGESSNTRGRRGGRSAYTMPTKVRSHDSSDQPFDGSSPPLLKSEVESSEESKYLEYKIDEQLYGDNECTFQPVVRLEEGHFAFNIPPVEEIPSASEAATFLSKALVWAAAQQDTTSQELYVIKELQTKAAMRSVGESPH; encoded by the exons ATGAACATtagcaccagcaccaacacctcaTCCCAGAGCCCCGCCCCAGCTTCCAGCCAGGCAGACAGCCCCCTGCCCTCAGACCACGCCGCGACAAACACGGGATTGCGTGACATCCAGGAATCCACCATAACCTCGGAGGGCAAGAACAGCGAGAAAAATGCCGAAGAAGTAAATGAAACCAAGAAGAATGTTGTCATCAAGGAGGAATGGATACAGCCTTTGCCCCACATGCTGGAGCCACAAACACCTTCCCCAG TCCTTACCAAGCGGCGTCGGACGGTACTGTCCATCGCGGAAAAAGCTGATCTGATACGGCGGATGCACGAAGGAGAGTCCCAGAAGCAGCTGGCATTGGAGTATGGTATCGGCACCTCTACCGTCTCGGACCTAAAGAAACATGAAGTTGAGATCCTGCGACACGTGGAAGCGAACGGTGAATTCGTCGCCAGGAATAGGAGAAAACTTGAGTCTGGGGCAAAAGCAGATGTCGAGGAGGCCATCTTGGAATGGCTGTATAAA GAGGTCAGCAGGGGACGGGATGTGTCCTCAGCGGAGGTGATGGCGCGGGCTCGCCAAGAACATCATCGACTGCGAGGTACTACAGAATTTCGCGCTAGTACTGGCTGGCTGGAGAGGTTCAAACGACGGTACAACATACGGGCCTTCAAGCCGGGTCAGGAGGGCAGCTGGCAACGCACTGTTCCAAGGCCTATGTTTGGAGAGAGTTCTAATACAAGAGGTAGGCGGGGAGGACGATCTGCTTACACCATGCCCACCAAAGTACGTTCGCATGATTCGTCGGATCAACCTTTCGATGGTTCATCTCCACCTTTGCTCAAATCTGAAGTTGAAAGTTCAGAGGAAAGTAAATATCTGGAGTATAAGATTGATGAGCAGTTATATGGAGACAATGAATGCACCTTTCAGCCTGTAGTAAGGCTTGAAGAAGGACATTTTGCTTTCAACATACCCCCTGTTGAGGAAATTCCTTCAGCCAGCGAGGCTGCTACTTTCCTTTCCAAGGCACTGGTTTGGGCGGCCGCCCAGCAAGACACTACTTCTCAAGAACTGTACGTCATTAAAGAACTGCAGACTAAGGCAGCAATGAGAAGCGTTGGAGAAAGTCCACATTGA